A region of the Deltaproteobacteria bacterium genome:
GCAACGCCGGCGGCTTGGCCCATCTCGATGTCGAAGCTGGTGTCGCCGACCATCAAGGTGCGCTGCGCCGGCGTGCCGAACAGCGCCCGCGCCCGCTCCAGCATCTCGGGGTGCGGCTTGCCGCGGGTGACGCAGTCGCCGCCGATGACTTCGTCGATCAAGTGTTGGATGGCGCAATGGCGCACAATGTCGCGCGTGGTTGCCCTTGCCTTGCTGGTGCCGACAACCAGCCGCTTGCCCGCGGCCCGCAACGCCGCCAGCGTGTCCATCACTCCCGGGTACAAGCGAAACTGGCTGACGAACTCCGGCGCGTCGGCGCGTCGGCGGTAGTTGACACACAGCTCCGGTATGGCCGCCGCAGCATCGGCAGGGAGCGCACGCTGGAAGACCTCGTCGAGCGGCAGCCCGATGGTTGCAGCCACTGCGCGAGCGTCAGCGCAGGGATAGCCGTGCGCCGACAGCGTGGCATTCACCATCCCGACGAGGATCGCCTCGCTGTCAACCAAGGTCCCGTCGAGGTCAAGTATGAGCAGGTCGAACGGATTCAAGAGCAAGCTCCAGCCGCTTCCCTACCAGAGGCAGCAAGCGGCTTAAAGCCTCGCTCGACTGCTTGAATCTCCCTCGCCATTTGGTTTACCTCGGTACCAGTGGCGTACTCAATTGGCACCAAGCTCATCTCCGCCGAGGCCGCGGCGGCGTTGGTGAAATCCGGCGACTGGCTCGACTACGGCTTTGGACTGGGCCAACCGGATCGGTTCGACCGAGCGCTGGCGGCGCGCACGGACGAGCTGCGCGGCGTGAAGATTCGCTCGTGCCTGACAATGCGGCCGCGGGCGGTGCTCGAGGCCGATCGCACCGGCGAGCACTTCCTGTGGTTCAACTGGCACTTCTCCGGCTACGATCGCACTCAGCACGACGCCGGCCGCTGCAACTACATCCCGATGAACTTCGGCGAGGCGCCCGACTACTACCGCCGCTTCGTCGACCCCATCGACGTCGTTTGCATCAAGACTACGCCGATGGACGCGCACGGTTACTTCAACTTCGGCGGCGCGGTCACCTATCACAAGGCGATGACCGAACGCGCCAAAGTCCTCATCGTCGAGACCTGCGAGGCCATGCCCTACGTCTTCGGCGCGCAAGAGTCGGTGCACGTCAACGACGTGGACCACGTCATCGACGGCGGCGCGGGCCCGGTTCCGGAAGCCGGCAACCCGCCCGCCACCGCGATCGACCGCCAGGTCGCGGCCCTCATCGCCGCGGAAATCGAGGACGGCGCCTGCTTGCAGATCGGCATTGGCGGCATGCCCAACGCCGTTTGCGCCTTGCTGAAAGAAGCCGGCGTGCGCGACCTCGGCATTCACACGGAGATGCTGGTCGACGGCATGATCGATCTCTGCGAAGCCGGCTTGATCACCGGGGCGCGCAAGACGCTCAATCGGCATCAGATCGTGTTCACCTTCGCCGCCGGCTCGCGCAAGCAGTACGACTTCATCCACCGCAACCAAGCGGTGCAAAGCTTCCCGGTCGATTACACCAACCTGCCGCAGAACATCATGCAGAACGAGCGCGTGGTCTCGATCAACAACACCACCCAGATCGATCTGCAGGGGCAAGCGGCTTCGGAATCGTCGGGTCATCGCCATCTCACCGGCACCGGCGGGCAGCTGCAATTTGTCCGCGGCGCCTATGCTTCCAAGGGCGGCAAGTCGTTCATCTGTCTGTCGTCGACGTACGACAAGCGCGGCGAGCCGCAGAGCCGTATCGTGACCACCCTGACCCCGGGCAACGTGGTGACCACGCCGCGCACCGACGTGATGTACGTGGTGACCGAATACGGCATGGTCAACCTCAAGGGCAAGTCGGTCGCCGAGCGCGCCACGGCGTTGATCGCGATTGCGCATCCCGACTTCCGCGAGTCGCTCGCAAGGGAAGCGCGCGAGAAGAATCTGATTCCGAAGGGCTTCTTCTGATCGCGCTACGATCGCAGCCGGCGGGCGTGCAGGTTCACCAGCACCATCGCCCCGGCCGAGACGAA
Encoded here:
- a CDS encoding HAD-IA family hydrolase gives rise to the protein MNPFDLLILDLDGTLVDSEAILVGMVNATLSAHGYPCADARAVAATIGLPLDEVFQRALPADAAAAIPELCVNYRRRADAPEFVSQFRLYPGVMDTLAALRAAGKRLVVGTSKARATTRDIVRHCAIQHLIDEVIGGDCVTRGKPHPEMLERARALFGTPAQRTLMVGDTSFDIEMGQAAGVATCAVTYGMHAADTLRALAPDFVIDRFESLSHLVIR
- a CDS encoding 4-hydroxybutyrate CoA-transferase, with translation MGTKLISAEAAAALVKSGDWLDYGFGLGQPDRFDRALAARTDELRGVKIRSCLTMRPRAVLEADRTGEHFLWFNWHFSGYDRTQHDAGRCNYIPMNFGEAPDYYRRFVDPIDVVCIKTTPMDAHGYFNFGGAVTYHKAMTERAKVLIVETCEAMPYVFGAQESVHVNDVDHVIDGGAGPVPEAGNPPATAIDRQVAALIAAEIEDGACLQIGIGGMPNAVCALLKEAGVRDLGIHTEMLVDGMIDLCEAGLITGARKTLNRHQIVFTFAAGSRKQYDFIHRNQAVQSFPVDYTNLPQNIMQNERVVSINNTTQIDLQGQAASESSGHRHLTGTGGQLQFVRGAYASKGGKSFICLSSTYDKRGEPQSRIVTTLTPGNVVTTPRTDVMYVVTEYGMVNLKGKSVAERATALIAIAHPDFRESLAREAREKNLIPKGFF